The Bos javanicus breed banteng chromosome 11, ARS-OSU_banteng_1.0, whole genome shotgun sequence genome includes a window with the following:
- the ABO gene encoding histo-blood group ABO system transferase, which translates to MTPWFAPVVWDGTFDSAILDVQFRNTTIGLTVFAIKKFFTTSVIWEPLLKIAVPQLRVITPEVTVNLLETGSSRRHLQYQPLCQGVNPTTAPTLVLRSPSLSPWEAKRLLLSSPRVYVVFLRLFLETAEKYFMVGHKVIYYVFTDRPADVPQIALQDGRQVVVLHVGNYRRWQDISMHRMEMISNFSRQRFLREVDYLVCLDVDMKFSDHVGVEILAPLFGTLHPGFYAADRQSFTYERRPLSRAYIPRDEGDFYYAGGFFGGSVPEVYRLTTACHQAMTADQAQGIEAVWHDESHLNRYLLSHKPSKVLSPEYLWDERMLQRPPLLRKLRYVAVPKNHAEIRNR; encoded by the exons ATGACCCCCTGGTTTGCTCCCGTCGTCTGGGACGGGACCTTCGACTCTGCCATCTTGGATGTGCAATTCAGAAACACCACCATTGGGCTGACCGTGTTCGCCATCAAAAA gttctttaccactagcgttaTCTGGGAGCCCCTGCTCAAAATAGCAGTCCCACAGCTGCGAGTCATCACCCCAGAGGTTACTGTCAACCTTTTAGAGACGGGCAGCTCACGTCGCCATCTCCAGTACCAGCCACTGTGCCAGGGGGTCAACCCCACCACCGCCCCGACGCTGGTGCTCCGTTCCCCCAGTCTGTCACCCTGGGAGGCCAAGCGTTTGCTGCTGTCTTCTCCCCGCGT ATACGTGGTCTTCCTGAGGCTCTTCCTGGAGACGGCGGAGAAGTACTTCATGGTGGGGCACAAGGTCATCTACTACGTCTTCACCGACCGGCCGGCGGACGTGCCCCAGATCGCCCTCCAGGACGGGAGGCAGGTGGTGGTCCTCCACGTCGGCAACTACAGACGCTGGCAGGACATCTCCATGCACCGGATGGAGATGATCAGCAACTTCTCGCGGCAGCGCTTCCTCCGCGAGGTGGACTACCTGGTGTGCCTGGACGTGGACATGAAGTTCAGCGACCACGTGGGCGTGGAGATCCTGGCGCCGCTCTTCGGGACCCTACACCCTGGCTTCTACGCTGCCGACCGCCAGTCCTTCACCTATGAGCGCCGGCCCTTGTCTCGAGCCTACATCCCGAGAGACGAGGGTGATTTCTACTACGCGGGAGGCTTTTTTGGGGGGTCGGTCCCTGAGGTTTACCGGCTCACCACGGCCTGCCACCAGGCCATGACGGCCGACCAGGCCCAGGGCATCGAGGCCGTGTGGCATGACGAGAGCCACCTGAACCGGTACCTGCTGTCGCACAAGCCCAGCAAGGTGCTGTCCCCCGAGTACCTGTGGGACGAGCGGATGCTGCAGAGGCCGCCGTTACTCCGGAAGCTGCGCTACGTGGCCGTGCCCAAGAACCACGCAGAGATTCGGAACCGATGA